The Pieris rapae chromosome 1, ilPieRapa1.1, whole genome shotgun sequence genome contains the following window.
GTGATTTCGACAGCAATCGCCAGCACATAAGCCTGACCAGATTGTGCGAAACCAGACTGATTACCAGTTGATAAGCAAAAGGTATAGAAATAGCATTAAATCGGCTAAAACATACCCTGGGGAAGATAGAGGTTCTGACCATAATCCATTTGTGGCGATAATCTCAGTAAAATTGAAGAAAGTTTGCCGTCATCCTCAATCCagaaaaaatgattttgacaTGTTGTGAGTCTAGGaaacacatatacatacataacgaTTAATGAAGGAATGCGTAAGTTGAATCATAGTAATAACCACGGTCCTACTAATATAGATCAAATGTGACACCTTCttaaatcttctattattaataCCAGCAATGAAATATTGGTGACATCTCCACGAGTAAAAAAGACCAAATTAATTACCAACAAAATCTTTGACTCTATGGAAAGAAGACGTGAAAACAAAagagataaagaaaaatacaatgcGCTAAAGATCAATAAGGAATCTTGGTATGGAAAATGAGTAGTTAGATAGCAAGTATGACATGTTTGGTAtgcataagaaaataaaagaactaGAGATGTGACATTCTGCATAAAAAAACGAGTTTTTATTAatcgattatttttaagcagGAAAAatcgattaataaataatatatttattttattaatcattaaaaaaattgaattcattacaaaattaacaccttaaatatttagcaaaataaatgatagaaattataaacacaaattaaagttttagaaTAATCAAAAtcgaaataaatctaatttcgTAGTGATCAATAGATTTTAGGTGAAATTTGATAGGTAGAAGCTGAGTAATAGATGCTAAGAGTGCCGTTTCAGTAGCACATACTTTTGTtgtcatttttattgtatgtaaccTTGTGGtgctgaataaatttatttcacttttaaattatagttataaGTTCAAACTTGAGTTATTTactggttttattattatttcgatgttttacaaaataaagaagtttcacttcaaaaacatgAATGCATTGAGTATATCAATACATCTTCAAAGTATAGGATCTATTCAAAGTATCGGATAGTAAACATGATGTATATCGAAAATCCCTCATAGCTCGAGTTCCGGGTTATATAAGATAACCCCATCATGCCGGGAGGTTGCAGATGAAAAATCGACTATGATTGATTTTCAAGTATAAAAAGAATCGATtattgaagtaaaacttctttaggcgcgaCTAGGCAGTAACTCAGATTTTTTCTGACGGAAGTAACCCTGCTGTGTAGTTTccgctatttaaaaataatgtcgatAGCGCGTTTTATAACTATGTATGTCAGCGCCATCTAGTGGTGCATTATTTGAACTGATTTAAGTCAGTTTCttggtatatttatatttaaaatgaaaatccaTACCAGTAACAtgtgtacataataaaataccacTAAAGGTTCCCATCCTAGCTTGCTTTTCTTTTGTTACATAATGCCTGATTTTTCGCTTAGTTTCGTATTTTACCATTTTGGAAGACGtaaatgaatacaaaattaattatcctAAAAATCTGgtatattgtgtataaaaataaacaaagttgTATGAGAGTATAGaaaagtgaattaaaaaatattttaaattgcaaagtttttgaaaatctGTAGATATACATGtagtattacttttaaaataagtaaattagttATACATTTTCTGATGTTGGCGACattctataatattcattaacgAGGTTTTATTGACATGTTCTGATCTAACCTTCGTATTTGAATAATCTTTGTGAAGaacatgaataataaatataattaaattataatatgatatttattatttaagttggtAATTCATTTCAGTGATATATGGGGTTAACGCTAAAGGAGTTTTACTTCAATCGCGCGTAAATGTTACACGCATTGattttaatctataatttttttcgcaTCCCTAGTTGACATAGCATGATCTGACGGACCGACTCGTTTCCTTTAGAGTTTAGACTTCATATAAGCTGTTTCAATGTCATTTGATATTGTTGATAAATCATACAATAAACCGTGCCAGAGccaaaaagaagaaaaaaatcatagaaTACCTCAGACATACACAAAGCATTCTATGCCCAGAAGGTCCTACAAATTCCAAtccatattaatataaagaaataacaagtattttaaaatggatTCTGATGAGGAACTTGGTGAAGTTCCAACGTATCGAGGTATACCGGCcacaatgattttaattaacttattgGAGGATAACAATGTAGTGGAGCTTGCTCTTGACGCGACTTGTCGCTTATACAGACAATACCTCAGGAGTGGTAGTGGTCAATTATTAGGCGTTTATTTGTATGGAGTGGATGATAAAAATACTGCCCAAAGTTTAATAGAATCCCCTGGGGTAAAAGAAATCATCCCTTTTTCCTTACCAGCACTGTTAGAATTTAAAAGGCTTAAAAGTTTGGACattcatatatacaaaaaagctAAAGAATTAAAGTTATCAGATGTTCTGTGGCATTGTAGTAAAACATTTGCGAATTGTAAAAAGCAAATATCATCTTATAAAGTCATCTTGCTCacacaattaaaacaaacaccCATTGTTGCCGACCAGACACCTACATTGAAACGTGTAAGAGATTTAACTGATTCTAATGTTGATTTAGTCATACTCAATATAGCTCAGACAGACTACAATattgattcattttatataaactttttaaaagaaGCTTATAAAGGACAGGATCCTGTATTACCTGAACCAATTTTTGACAGCCTTGAAATTGAAAAGATTATGTATAAAGAGTCTCATCGTCGCTTAGCGGTTTCTAATCTGAGCTTTGAAATTGCTGAAGGCTTTTCAATTAGTGTAGGAGTATATTcacttataaaaaaagcagGTTATAATCATcacagaaaaattaatttggatAGAGAAAACAATGCAGTCGTAACTAATGTCACCAAAATGACAAAAGTTACCACAGAATCGAAAGACTCTCCTTCCAAAGAACTTCCTCTATTAAATTCTGAACTTCTATTCTATCAAGAATATGGAGGGGAACGTGTTGAATTCAGCACAgatgaaattaaatcaatgAAGAATCCTTTTGGACCTCCTATGTTGAGACTGTTAGGTTTTAAACCTGTAggtaatatttgtaaagaaaaatggTATCTTAAAATGAGCTATTTCTTATTCCCTTCTGAAAACAATATAGAAGGATCGACAGTAGCTTTTAATAGTATGCATAAGGCTTGCTCTGATCTTAATATGGTTGCAATATGTGTTTTATGTACAAGAGTAAATGCAAGACCTACAATTGTCGCTCTGAATCCGTGTAAGAATCCAAATGGATTAGATGTTGCAATTGGATTTGATGTAATACATATTCCATTTGTTGAAAATATAAGAGATTTAAACATTGAAGATGAAGATGAAAGTTCTATTGAACCGGCCCATAAAGTTGTGATGAAAGATTTACTAAATAGTATACAATTTGATTATAAGCCGGACATGTTTGCAAATCCAAAGTTACAATCGGAATATAGAGCCATTGAAGCAATTGCTTTAGAAGAAGAGGATATTGAACCTTTTGTTGATACAACTAAACCTaactcaatttattttcaaaatcttaaagaaaatttatttgaagaaatgtTTGGTCCATTTGGGGAACTTGCAACCAAAAGAACTGCTTCAAAGACTGCTAGTGAAGGAAgcaaaaaatcaaaacttgATATAGATTTAGGTTTGTTTCGAGAAAGGTTATCAAAAAACCAAATTGAAAAGTACACTGTATCACAGTTAAAggaaattttacaatttaatagtaTTGATGGTTTACCAGCATTAACTGGCCTAAAAAAAGCTGAACTTGTCAATCTTGTTTACAATCAttgtaaatgaatataaattcaCGGCTATtccttacaatatttattgcttaaaTATACAGAGATCCATCTGCTGGGCCAAGGTGGTGTATACCTATTAATAAAGCATCAACTAACGTCCACACACCAAGGCCACCAAAGCTAAACAGTTTTCCAATGCCTTCTTGCCAGTGtcctaaataaaatctatcagCTCCAAATCCACCAAGAGTCAAGGCAAGTACCAATGCAGTGCCCCAATGTGTTCCAGCTGTCCATgaacacttaatttttttcaaaaacctCCTCTTTCCTAAGCAAATAATATCATCAGAAACTGTACAATTTGTTCTGCAACAAAAActacatttaaacaataataaaagtgttaaaaatcttataataaagtattaatttatatttagtattttcccacatttgtataataaactttactaaaaatagtacttttatttgaacacttcaaaatttatgttatttagtgactacttacaaataatactttatggGGGAAGCCAAAGAATTACAGCTAGCTTTTTGATCACATCTGTGCTCCCATTTATCAGTTTGATAACAAAATCTGCATTGTGCTGTTTTGTTGAAAGATCTTGTCCCCTAAAAATTTGATTTCTATCAATAATGAAAGGtgataatatttagtaatttaaacacttaatttatattaagaaaatctGTTCTGTCTGAATAAGTGATGTCagtgaattattaaaacaatacatagaTGTGTGTATTACACTCTATGAAAAGGATACAAATCTCTGTTGCAACATcttttaatgtaatacataCCTTGCAAGTCACCTTTGCTTTAACATAGCAAGTGTAATTAAAAAGGGCTCCATAAACACAATCAATACTCCTGTCACAAGCTAAACAAGGATAATTTAGCTCATAGCAATTTATTTCATTCTCTTCATCTGCAGTTGgacaactttttaaataatcatcatttccattaaaattaactagTTTACTTCCAATATCTTCCTTTGTTTTACTTTGCTTACTCTGAATATCCATTTCATTGTTAGCTGCAAGAATATCTGAacttaagataatatatacatttatttacatattatatatatgcattataagtaaaaatagcATTACCCATATTCGTAACATGAACAGTATTAAAtagtactaaaattattaatattaggcTGTCTCGAATAGAAATTCGTAAAGGCAGACACCGAAgcattgttattttgtaaatgattAACCTTTTTTACTACATGTTAAAttgtgttgtattttttactaatcagtaatcagtaattatatttacatttttattttactaaatgtcAATTGTAAAGTATGAAATTTATGTCGCATAAAAGTGAAATGTCAAAAGACAGTAAACTTTGAAACAATGACAATTGTTCGACAGCAAGCTATTATGGGTTTTCTATcttgttataaatcacaacccatttgtATCTTTATTAATTGGTTTATTCTTCTCGATCaagagtaattaattaatattcttatagaaaatgcccaaggaaaaaaaaatacatgttcagtcgtcttaaaagtctgttctgagtgacaTCTGTTTCcttcttttcttagtgtcctAGCGGTCGAAAACTTTTCGGCACTAAGATGGCTAGGCCCCCCGGCCCCAGTATTTATGTTGCCAAatgccacatacatcaaaatcttatagaaaatataggttgtcatgtgtaagttggcgtgtggcagaaaaaggtactaattttgacagttgtgttgacagttctaacagcttggtagcctcacgtgtgtcggtgctaataatttgtgttttaaagtgtaaaaatcattacgaaacatgccaaaagtagtgcggagtgcagctagagaaattattctagctgtaaaacgtttttgtgaagaggagaaacgtaacaatgggccgattattccatttcaacaagtgaatgctcgaacagcggctttgacaggtaaagtattgccagttaaaagtgatatttatatccccaaatttagggaaaaataataattgcttttgaaagtaaatgtgattgatggataacttaaaatattttttgttttatttaaggtgtttctgaaagaaccgtgaaccgtatagtttcagagggaaaaatcatggaaagtaattttacagcgaGAACTGAAGTCCCTAATCAAGCAGCTCAAGGACCTTCCAGAATGGAGGAGGAGAATGTCTActtaattgatgaaatattaaagaaacatggtCATAAGGCTGTAAGACTTCCGCCTTATCATTGTGACTTTAATGCAATAGAATTCATTTGGAGTTcgttcaaaagaatatttacagacacaaatgttactggcctctctgaaaacatggaacagagaatccatagtgcattttccaaaataactgctgaagaatggcagaaacactgtaatcacgttataaatgttgaaaataattatcgtatgacagacaaccgccttgaaacagtaatggaaccatttttaattgatttgaatagcagcgactcagattcttctgacacagatgactctgaagaattcatggaaggaataatgcctctaacagaccataattactttaaaaaataattttttgttattgagttttttatttacctttaatgtaatatctaagaatatccatcaatccaaactaaacaaaaaaagtggcaacacaGAGGGTTGTAGGAGGCGCCGCCACTGGAACGCCAACTTATACTTGACAGTCTATACTTTAAACTACACATCGTACACAATATAGTCTGTACGTTTTAGTGCGaatctacgatacgctacaataaaacacaacaaatttgtattttgtatgaagAAAAAGAATTGAGAATGACATTTGGTGCACGATTTGCCGGCTAGCCGCTAGCCTGttgtttctaaattattaacttaatctGTATATATTTACGTGTTTAAGTTGttagtttaaaacattaaatttaaattatgttttctaaactataaaagaaaatgtcttaCCTATCTGTCACAGATATTTTAGTTAGTAATGAAAAAGTGCCTTGTAAATTTCTACACG
Protein-coding sequences here:
- the LOC110995761 gene encoding ATP-dependent DNA helicase ku70, with the protein product MDSDEELGEVPTYRGIPATMILINLLEDNNVVELALDATCRLYRQYLRSGSGQLLGVYLYGVDDKNTAQSLIESPGVKEIIPFSLPALLEFKRLKSLDIHIYKKAKELKLSDVLWHCSKTFANCKKQISSYKVILLTQLKQTPIVADQTPTLKRVRDLTDSNVDLVILNIAQTDYNIDSFYINFLKEAYKGQDPVLPEPIFDSLEIEKIMYKESHRRLAVSNLSFEIAEGFSISVGVYSLIKKAGYNHHRKINLDRENNAVVTNVTKMTKVTTESKDSPSKELPLLNSELLFYQEYGGERVEFSTDEIKSMKNPFGPPMLRLLGFKPVGNICKEKWYLKMSYFLFPSENNIEGSTVAFNSMHKACSDLNMVAICVLCTRVNARPTIVALNPCKNPNGLDVAIGFDVIHIPFVENIRDLNIEDEDESSIEPAHKVVMKDLLNSIQFDYKPDMFANPKLQSEYRAIEAIALEEEDIEPFVDTTKPNSIYFQNLKENLFEEMFGPFGELATKRTASKTASEGSKKSKLDIDLGLFRERLSKNQIEKYTVSQLKEILQFNSIDGLPALTGLKKAELVNLVYNHCK
- the LOC110995762 gene encoding TM2 domain-containing protein almondex isoform X2, with the translated sequence MLRCLPLRISIRDSLILIILVLFNTVHVTNMANNEMDIQSKQSKTKEDIGSKLVNFNGNDDYLKSCPTADEENEINCYELNYPCLACDRSIDCVYGALFNYTCYVKAKVTCKGTRSFNKTAQCRFCYQTDKWEHRCDQKASCNSLASPIKYYLTNCTVSDDIICLGKRRFLKKIKCSWTAGTHWGTALVLALTLGGFGADRFYLGHWQEGIGKLFSFGGLGVWTLVDALLIGIHHLGPADGSLYI
- the LOC110995762 gene encoding TM2 domain-containing protein almondex isoform X1, coding for MLRCLPLRISIRDSLILIILVLFNTVHVTNMDILAANNEMDIQSKQSKTKEDIGSKLVNFNGNDDYLKSCPTADEENEINCYELNYPCLACDRSIDCVYGALFNYTCYVKAKVTCKGTRSFNKTAQCRFCYQTDKWEHRCDQKASCNSLASPIKYYLTNCTVSDDIICLGKRRFLKKIKCSWTAGTHWGTALVLALTLGGFGADRFYLGHWQEGIGKLFSFGGLGVWTLVDALLIGIHHLGPADGSLYI